Proteins co-encoded in one Lasioglossum baleicum chromosome 14, iyLasBale1, whole genome shotgun sequence genomic window:
- the LOC143215977 gene encoding uncharacterized protein LOC143215977 isoform X2, producing MYLCGNGMFVSKKPVMEHRNNRIIHSRDHEEYYGIVEIPSGRLAKVLQQNLGRCRSREQRKLRPTAPVNSCRLTPNRMKRLTRPSSKTTLSCDAAEMCHGDLELNKTKLPL from the exons ATGTATTTATGTGGCAATGGAATGTTTGTTTCGAAGAAACCAGTGATGGAACACCGCAACAACCGAATAATTCATTCTCGTGACCACGAAGAGTATTACGGCATTGTCGAGATACCGTCTGGCCGCTTGGCAAAGGTGCTTCAGCAAAATTTGGGTCGATGTCGATCGCGAGAGCAAAGAAAATTAAGGCCAACGGCGCCGGTCAACAGCTGTCGGTTAACACCGAATCGGATGAAAC GACTAACGAGGCCATCCAGCAAAACTACACTTAGCTGCGACGCTGCGGAGATGTGTCACGGAGATCTTGAACTGAATAAAACGAAATTACCATTGTAG
- the LOC143215977 gene encoding uncharacterized protein LOC143215977 isoform X1: MTRKGDDDAPIILKCCYLTPPRSFVLPIELTSHLFTLDPHVGIIRSVAEESARTVLSRTSPSNMAEYHISSRSDLPLLTGRLNVYCGLDAIMVNPKVSFGDPYNGDPCILEDLIRPDSHTEDHEDLAN; the protein is encoded by the coding sequence ATGACTCGAAAAGGGGACGACGATGCTCCGATCATTCTCAAGTGCTGTTATCTAACGCCGCCGCGAAGCTTCGTTCTGCCAATCGAGCTAACCAGTCATCTTTTCACGCTCGACCCCCATGTCGGAATCATTAGATCGGTTGCGGAGGAATCCGCAAGGACCGTTTTGTCACGAACATCGCCATCCAACATGGCGGAGTATCATATCTCATCACGTTCCGACCTGCCCCTTCTAACAGGACGATTAAACGTTTACTGCGGACTTGATGCGATTATGGTCAATCCCAAGGTATCATTCGGAGATCCTTACAATGGAGATCCTTGTATCCTGGAAGATCTGATCCGGCCTGATTCCCACACAGAGGATCACGAGGACCTTGCAAATTGA